In a single window of the Olivibacter sp. SDN3 genome:
- a CDS encoding linear amide C-N hydrolase codes for MATLRKSLFVLAVCVLITIHTDVNSCTRMVYKGINGTILTARSMDWKDDILTNLWIFPRGMERNGEVGPQSVKWKSKYGSVIASGYDISTTDGMNEKGLVANVLWLAESEYPTWDQKSPGLSIAVWAQYVLDNFATVAEAVSDLSGEHFTVITANVPGQERLTTLHLSLSDQSGDNAIFEYINGKLVIHHDTSYNVMTNSPIFDKQLALNEYWAEIGGTTMLPGTNRAADRFARASFYIDAIPKTDDRLTAVASVFSVIRNCSVPLGISTPGQPNISSTRWRSVADHKHLVYYFETTTMPNTFWVDFKTVDFSENAPVKMLTLGGNIYAGNAIDSFVETEAFKFQGI; via the coding sequence CACGGATGTCAATAGTTGTACACGGATGGTGTATAAAGGTATCAACGGTACAATACTTACCGCTAGATCTATGGATTGGAAAGATGACATCTTAACTAATCTTTGGATATTTCCTCGGGGTATGGAAAGGAATGGGGAGGTAGGACCGCAGTCGGTGAAATGGAAATCAAAATATGGAAGTGTAATTGCCTCCGGTTATGATATCTCGACAACTGATGGGATGAACGAAAAGGGATTGGTAGCGAATGTGCTATGGCTTGCCGAATCGGAATATCCAACATGGGACCAGAAAAGCCCAGGCCTTTCGATAGCCGTTTGGGCGCAATACGTTCTGGATAATTTCGCTACGGTAGCTGAAGCGGTCAGCGATTTAAGCGGTGAACATTTTACGGTCATTACCGCTAATGTTCCGGGACAGGAGCGGCTCACCACATTACATCTCTCGCTTTCAGACCAATCAGGCGACAATGCCATATTTGAGTATATAAATGGTAAGCTTGTCATTCATCACGATACGTCTTATAATGTGATGACCAATTCACCCATATTTGATAAACAATTGGCGCTAAATGAATACTGGGCAGAGATCGGTGGAACCACCATGTTACCCGGTACAAATAGGGCGGCCGACCGGTTTGCCCGGGCTTCCTTCTACATTGATGCCATTCCTAAGACTGACGATAGGTTGACGGCGGTGGCAAGTGTGTTTAGTGTGATTCGCAATTGTTCTGTTCCCTTGGGGATCAGTACTCCCGGACAACCTAATATTTCTTCAACGCGGTGGCGCTCGGTTGCTGATCATAAACATTTGGTTTACTACTTTGAAACCACCACCATGCCGAACACGTTTTGGGTAGACTTTAAAACGGTCGATTTCTCCGAAAATGCGCCTGTAAAAATGTTGACGCTGGGCGGCAATATTTATGCGGGTAATGCCATCGATTCTTTTGTCGAAACGGAAGCGTTTAAATTTCAGGGAATTTAG